The genomic region TCTGGTAGTGGATGATGAAAAAATAACTTTAAAAAATCTTGAACATGTCCTGAAAAAAGAAGGTTATGATGTCACAGCTACACAAAGCGGTGTGGAGGCTTTAAAACTTATTGAAAAACAACCATTTGACATAGTTTTAACTGATATAAAGATGGAAAAAGTTGATGGATTTGAAATATTAAGAAGGTGCAAAAGTCTCTATCCAGATACCGAAGTAATAATGATAACAGGTTATGCTACAGTAGAAAACGCGGTTGAAGCAATGAAGGAAGGAGCATTTTACTATATCTCAAAACCTTTCAAATTGGAAATTATTCGCAAAATTGTCAAAGAAGCCTCTGAAAAGGTGAATCTTAAAAAAGAGGTTAAACAACTCAGAGAGCAACTGGATTTTCGTGAAAAAGTCAACATAATTACTCAAAACATTAAAATGCTCAAACTTTTAGAGATTGCCCGACAGATATCTCCAACAGATTGCAACGTTTTAATTACTGGTGAATCTGGCACAGGAAAGGAACTCTTTGCAAGATATATTCACCTAAATTCTTTAAGGAAATCAGGACCTTTTTTAGCTGTCAATTGCGGAGCTTTTACAGAAGAACTTCTCAGTAATGAGCTTTTCGGACATGAAAAAGGAGCCTTTACCGGAGCTACAACACTAAAAAAAGGACTAATTGAAATGGCCTCTTCAGGCACTTTATTTCTTGACGAAATTACAGAGATGTCTCAAACAATGCAGGCTAAATTTCTTAGAATAATTCAGGAAAAAGAATTTTTCAGGTTGGGAGGAACAGAACCAATCAGTGTTGATGTAAGATTTATAGCAGCAACAAACAGGGATATTCGTGATGAGGTCAAAAAAGGAAAATTCAGAGAAGACCTTTATTACCGATTAAATGTGGTTAATCTGGAAATTCCTCCACTAAGAGAAAGAAAAGATGATGTTCCTTTACTGGTTGCATATTTTCTAAAAAAGTATTCTTCAATTATGAAAAAGGAAGTTTTTAAAATTTCAGAAGAGGCATTAAATTTACTTATAAATTATGATTATCCCGGTAATATAAGAGAACTTGA from Thermodesulfovibrio sp. 3907-1M harbors:
- a CDS encoding sigma-54 dependent transcriptional regulator; translation: MTKILVVDDEKITLKNLEHVLKKEGYDVTATQSGVEALKLIEKQPFDIVLTDIKMEKVDGFEILRRCKSLYPDTEVIMITGYATVENAVEAMKEGAFYYISKPFKLEIIRKIVKEASEKVNLKKEVKQLREQLDFREKVNIITQNIKMLKLLEIARQISPTDCNVLITGESGTGKELFARYIHLNSLRKSGPFLAVNCGAFTEELLSNELFGHEKGAFTGATTLKKGLIEMASSGTLFLDEITEMSQTMQAKFLRIIQEKEFFRLGGTEPISVDVRFIAATNRDIRDEVKKGKFREDLYYRLNVVNLEIPPLRERKDDVPLLVAYFLKKYSSIMKKEVFKISEEALNLLINYDYPGNIRELENIIERAVVLCNSSQVEVEHLPDDLKELKIQVFVKKEGKFMTLEELEKEYIKWVLKEVGNKTVAAQILGIDRVSLWRKMKNYGLED